GCGCGTTCGGCCGCCTCAAAGGCGCGCAAACCATCGCGAAGTAACACGCGGATGAACGAAGACCGGGCGAGCGGCGCTCCCCGGTCTCTTCGTTCGGCTCGCTCGTACACACAGAACGCATTAGGACAATACAGAAATGGCTATCGTAGAAGTCAAGGTTCCCCAGCTTTCCGAGTCGGTCTCGGAAGCAACCATGCTGCAATGGAAGAAGAAGCCGGGCGAGGCTGTCGCCCAGGACGAAATCCTGATCGAAATCGAAACCGACAAAGTCGTGCTCGAAGTGCCGGCGCCGTCGGCTGGCGTGCTCGCGCAGGTCATCAAGCATGACGGAGATATCGTCACCGCCGACGAAATCATCGCGAAGATCGACACCGAAGCGAAAGCAGGCGAAGCGCCCGCAGCCGCCGCCGCTGGCGACGCCGAAGTGAAGCCCGCGCCGCAAGCCGAGCCGGCAGTGGCGTCGTCGTCGGCGTCCGCGCAAGCGACCGCATCCGCGACGGGCGGTTCGGTCACGGGCGGCGCTACGTCGCCGGCCGCAACCAAGATTCTGGCCGAGAAGGGCGTGTCCGCCGACCAGGTGTCAGGCACCGGCCGCGACGGCCGTATCACGAAGGGCGACGCGCTCGCCGCGCAAGCCGGCGCACCCGCTGCCGCGAAGGCACCGGCTCCGGCCGCTGCGCCCGCGAAGGCCGCGAAGCCTTCGCTGCCGCAAGTCAACGCGCCCGCATCGGCTGATCAGTGGCTGAAGGATCGCCCGGAACAGCGCGTGCCGATGTCGCGTCTGCGCGCGCGTATCGCCGAGCGCCTGCTCGAATCGCAGCAAACCAACGCCATTCTGACGACGTTCAACGAAGTCAACATGGCGCCGGTCATGGATCTGCGCAACAAGTACAAGGACCGCTTCGAGAAGGAACACGGCGTGAAGCTCGGCTTCATGTCGTTCTTCGTGAAGGCCGCCGTCCACGCGCTGAAGAAGTTCCCGCTCGTGAACGCGTCGATCGACGGTAACGACATCGTCTATCACGGCTACTTCGACATCGGTATCGCGGTCGGTTCGCCGCGCGGTCTGGTCGTGCCGATCCTGCGCAACGCGGATCAGATGAGCCTCGCCGACATCGAAAAGAAGATTGCCGAGTTCGGCGCGAAGGCGCGCGACGGCAAGCTGTCGATCGAAGAAATGACGGGCGGCACGTTCTCCATCTCGAATGGCGGCGTGTTCGGCTCCATGCTCTCGACGCCGATCATCAACCCGCCGCAGTCCGCCATTCTCGGCGTGCACGCGACGAAGGAACGCGCTGTGGTCGAAAACGGCCAGATCGTGATCCGTCCGATGAACTACCTCGCGCTCTCGTACGACCACCGCATTATCGACGGCCGCGAAGCCGTGCTGTCGCTCGTCGCCATGAAGGACGCGCTGGAAGATCCGGCTCGCCTGCTGCTGGACCTGTAAGAAGCAATTCGCCTCGATGCGCGCGATAGGCTCGCGCGCATCGCACGAGGCAGCTCCGCATGAGCGGAGATAGACCAAAGGAAAGTCATGTCCAAGGAATTTGATGTCGTCGTGATCGGCGCGGGCCCGGGCGGCTATATCGCGGCGATTCGCGCAGCGCAACTCGGCAAGACGGTTGCGTGTATCGAGAAGTGGAAGAACCCGGCCGGCGCGCTGAAACTCGGCGGCACGTGCCTGAACGTGGGCTGCATTCCGTCGAAGGCGCTGCTCGCGTCCTCGGAAGAATTCGAAAACACGTCGAAGCATCTGGCCGATCACGGCATCAGCGTGTCCGACGTGAAGCTCGATGTGTCGAAGATGCTGGCGCGTAAAGACGGCATCGTCGAGAAGATGACGAAGGGCATCGAGTTCCTGTTCCGCAAGAACAAGATCACGTGGCTCAAGGGTCACGGCAAGTTCACCGGCAAGACGGACGCCGGCGTGCAGATCGAAGTGTCGGGCGAAGGTGAGACGGAAACCGTCACGGCGAAGAACGTGATCATCGCGACGGGCTCGAAGGCGCGTCATTTGCCGGGCATTCCGGTCGACAACAAGCTGATCGCCGACAACGAAGGCGCGCTCTCGTTCGATTCCGTGCCGAAGAAGCTCGCCGTGATCGGCGCGGGCGTGATCGGTCTGGAACTCGGCTCGGTGTGGCGGCGTCTGGGCGCCGAAGTGACCGTGCTCGAGGCGCTGCCGCAATTCCTCGCTGCAGCGGACGATTCGCTCGCGAAGGAAGCTGCCAAGCAGTTTAAGAAGCAGGGTCTCGACATTCACCTCGGCGTGAAGATCGGCGAAGTAAAGACGACCGGCAACGGCGTGTCGATCGCGTACACGGACAATCACGGCAACGCGCAAACGCTGGAAGCGGACCGCCTGATCGTGTCGGTCGGACGCGTGCCGAACACGGACAACCTCGGTCTTGACGCCATCGGCCTGAAGGCGAACGAGCGCGGCTTCATCGACGTGGACGATCACTGCGCGACGAGCGTGCCGGGCGTGTACGCTATCGGCGACGTCGTGCGCGGCCCGATGCTCGCGCACAAGGCGGAAGACGAAGGCGTGGCGGTGGCGGAAATCATCGACGGACAAAAGCCGCATATCGACTACAACTGCGTGCCGTGGGTCATCTACACGGAACCGGAAATCGCGTGGGTCGGCAAGACCGAGCAGCAGCTCAAGGCCGAAGGCCGCGAGATCAAGACCGGCCAGTTCCCGATGATGGCCAATGGCCGCGCGCTGGGCATCGGCCGGGCAGAAGGCTTCGTCAAGATGATCGCGGATGCGAAGACCGACGAGATTCTCGGCGTGCATATCATCGCAGCAGACGCGTCGGATCTGATCGCAGAAGCGGTCGTCGCGATGGAGTTCAAGGCGGCGTCGGAAGACATCGGCCGCATTTGCCATCCGCATCCGTCGCTGTCCGAAGTGATGCGCGAAGCGGCGCTCGCCGTCGACAAGCGCGCGCTGAATATGTAATCGCTCGACTTCGGGCAACGGCAGGCATCGCACACGAAGGCGAGCGGATCAAACCGCTCGCCTTTGTCACATCGAACGGCAGAAGATGAACGTCACCGAATACTACGAAAACGAACTGCGCACGCGGGGCTACCAGTCGGACGAAGCGCAGCTGGCGGCGGTCGCGCGGCTGCAGCGCTGCTACGAAGAATGGGTTGCGTACAAGGCACGCCGCTCGAACGCGATCAGGAAGTTCCTCGTGCATCCTCAATTGCCGCGCGGCGTTTATATGTGGGGCGGCGTAGGGCGCGGCAAGAGCTTTCTGATGGACAGCTTCTATGCGGTCGTGCCGGTGCAGCGCAAGACGCGCTTGCATTTCCACGAGTTCATGCGCGAAGTGCATCGGGAGCTGGAGGAGCTGAAGGGCCAGGCCGATCCGCTCGACGAACTGGCGCGGCGCATCGCGAAGCGTTATCGGCTGATCTGCTTCGACGAATTCCACGTCTCCGATATTGCCGACGCGATGATTCTCTATCGCC
This Caballeronia sp. LZ062 DNA region includes the following protein-coding sequences:
- the odhB gene encoding 2-oxoglutarate dehydrogenase complex dihydrolipoyllysine-residue succinyltransferase, with the protein product MAIVEVKVPQLSESVSEATMLQWKKKPGEAVAQDEILIEIETDKVVLEVPAPSAGVLAQVIKHDGDIVTADEIIAKIDTEAKAGEAPAAAAAGDAEVKPAPQAEPAVASSSASAQATASATGGSVTGGATSPAATKILAEKGVSADQVSGTGRDGRITKGDALAAQAGAPAAAKAPAPAAAPAKAAKPSLPQVNAPASADQWLKDRPEQRVPMSRLRARIAERLLESQQTNAILTTFNEVNMAPVMDLRNKYKDRFEKEHGVKLGFMSFFVKAAVHALKKFPLVNASIDGNDIVYHGYFDIGIAVGSPRGLVVPILRNADQMSLADIEKKIAEFGAKARDGKLSIEEMTGGTFSISNGGVFGSMLSTPIINPPQSAILGVHATKERAVVENGQIVIRPMNYLALSYDHRIIDGREAVLSLVAMKDALEDPARLLLDL
- the lpdA gene encoding dihydrolipoyl dehydrogenase; the protein is MSKEFDVVVIGAGPGGYIAAIRAAQLGKTVACIEKWKNPAGALKLGGTCLNVGCIPSKALLASSEEFENTSKHLADHGISVSDVKLDVSKMLARKDGIVEKMTKGIEFLFRKNKITWLKGHGKFTGKTDAGVQIEVSGEGETETVTAKNVIIATGSKARHLPGIPVDNKLIADNEGALSFDSVPKKLAVIGAGVIGLELGSVWRRLGAEVTVLEALPQFLAAADDSLAKEAAKQFKKQGLDIHLGVKIGEVKTTGNGVSIAYTDNHGNAQTLEADRLIVSVGRVPNTDNLGLDAIGLKANERGFIDVDDHCATSVPGVYAIGDVVRGPMLAHKAEDEGVAVAEIIDGQKPHIDYNCVPWVIYTEPEIAWVGKTEQQLKAEGREIKTGQFPMMANGRALGIGRAEGFVKMIADAKTDEILGVHIIAADASDLIAEAVVAMEFKAASEDIGRICHPHPSLSEVMREAALAVDKRALNM